GTTCAATCTCGACGTGGCCATGCCGAGCACCCCCGCCAATTATTTCCACCTGCTGCGCGCACAGGCAAAGCGAAGCGAAAAGCGTCCTCTGGTTATCATGAACACGAAAGCGCTCCTGAGACATCCCGCTGCCGTGTCTCCAATGGAGGCGTTCGGTGCCGCAACGACTTTCCTCCCGGTGATTACCAGCAAGCCCGCAAATAATCGGTCGGCAACTTTGGTGATCTTCTGCAGCGGCAAGATTGCCTACGACCTCGAAGCGCGTCGTGACGAGCGCAACCTCCATCACGTTGCAGTGGTTCGCATCGAGCAGCTTGCGCCTTTCCCGGTTGCGGAATTGGTCGAAACATTGAAAAACCAGACATCGGCAGTGCCTGTTTTCCTCCAGGAAGAGCCGGAAAACATGGGAGCGCTCGATTACGTCCGCCCACGGCTGGAAGCCGTGTTGCGCGATGCCGGCTGGGACCTTCCGGTTTTGCGGGTTGTTGCGAGAAAGGCGTCGGCTTCGCCCGCAGGCAGTTTCCACGGACTGCATGAGCAGGATCAGTCGACCCTAGTCGACACGGCACTGCGGGGCGGTGATGCCGCCGTACCGCTGCAGCCGTTCGAGCAAACGGTCCATTCCCAAGGAAGGCAATAAAATGGCGAATGATTTTGCAGATCGCGACGGCTGGATCTGGGTGGACGGCGATATCGTTCCGTGGAGAGACGCGAAGTGCCACGTTCTGAATCACACCATGCATTATGCCAGCGGTATTTTCGAAGGCATTCGTGCGTATAACGGCAAGTCGTTCAAGCTCGACGAACATCTGGTCCGACTGGCTGAAAGTGCTCGTCTGCTCGGGTATGCGCTTCCCCATTCGCTAGAGGTGCTGAGGGCGGCGACGCAGACCGTCCTAGAGGCGAACGGACTCCGTGACGCCTATATCCGGCCCTTCGCCTGGCGCGGTTCGGAGCAAATGTCGGTTTCCGCACCCGCTTCCCGCATTCATGTTGCCATCGCTGCATGGTCGATGCCGGCCTATTTTCAGAAAGACGGTGCGGAGGCAGGCGTCAAACTCGCTCTGTCTTCCTGGCAGAGGCAAGCTCCAACCATGGCGCCACTTCAGGCCAAAGCCGCCGGACTTTACATGGCCGGCACACTCGCCAAACATGCCGCCCTCGACGAGGGATATGACGACGCGCTCATGATGGATTGGCAAGGCAATGTCGCCGAAGCAACAGCCGCCAATATCTTCACAATGATCGACGGAACGCTTGTCACGCCGATTGCCGACGCGTTCTTGAACGGGATCACGCGCCAGACGGTCATCGAGATTGCCCGCAGCCGTGGTCTGACGGTCTCAGAAGAGCGTCTGCCCCTGGAAAAATTGCTTACTGCACAGGAGATTTTCGTTACCGGCACTGCGGCGGAGATTGTCCCGGTATCGCGTATCGGCTCCATGACCTTCAATTTAGGCCCTACGACGCGGGACCTGCTTGAAGCCTATCAGGCGCTGGTGCGCGCTTGACCTGGTCTGTCGAAACATTCCTTGGGAGCAAATCGATGACGACATCCGGACGCAGGATCGTGATCGTTGGCGGCGGGGTCATGGGTAGCTCGACTGCGTATTTTCTTGCCAGTCGACCGGACAACGAAGATGAGATCATCGTCATCGAGCGCGACTCGACCTATGCAAAGGCTTCTTCGGCCCTGTCGGCTTCCGGCATGCGCCAGCAATTTTCCACGCCCGCTAATATCGATCTTTCCACATTCGGCGTCGACTTCCTGCGCAAGGCCTCGACGGTGCTTGCCCTGGGAGATGAGAAGCCGGATGTCGGTTTTCACGAGAACGGTTACCTGTTGATCGCCGGACCTGCCGGAGAGCAGACTATGCGCGACAACCACCGTATCCAATTGGATCGCGGGGCAAAGAATGTCCTGCTGGAGCAGGATGAGATCCGGAGACGGTTTCCCTGGCTGTCGCACGACGGTATATCCTTGGCGTGTTTTGGGCTGGCCGGAGAAGGATGGTTTGACGGATACGGCCTTCTGCAAGGCTTCGTTCGCAAGGCCAAGGCGCTTGGTTGCACCTATGTCAGTGCAAAGGCAATTGGGTTTCTCGAAAAGGACAACCGTATCCGGGGCGTCGAGCTCGAGGATGGATCCCAGATTTCTGGAGATACGTTCGTGCTCGCAGCTGGCTGCTGGTCGGCGCCGCTTGCGGCGTCGGTGGGGATCGATCTTCCGGTCAGGCCGCGTGTTCGAAGCGTGTTTTCCTTTTCCTGCCGCAGTCCGATCGACAAATGCCCCCTGGTCGTCGACAGTTCTGGTGTCTACTTCCGGCCAGAAGGGCAGGGTCAGTTCATCTGTGGCATCTCTCCCGATCCGGACCCGGACGACATGCCGCTCGAAGTCGATTACACGCAGTGGGATGAAATCCTCTGGCCTGCGCTAGCGTCCCGCGTTCCGGCTTTCGAATCCATTAAGATGACGGGAGCCTGGGCTGGATATTACGAATTCAACACTTTCGATCATAATGGGATCATCGGCGCTCATAGTGCGTTGCGAAACCTCGTTTTCGCAACCGGTTTCAGCGGCCATGGAATCATGCAGTCACCGGGTGTCGGCCTGAGTGTCGCTGAAATCATCCAGAATGGAATAGCGAGCACGATCGAGGTCTCGGCGCTCGGTTGGGCGCGCATTGAGGATAGAAAGCCCGTGATTGAAAGAAATGTCATCTGAACGAAACAGAGGGAACGAAAATGCGCTTAGACAAAAAAACCGCCTTGATCACCGGTGCTGCTCAGGGGATCGGAAAGGCCATTGCTGAACGTCTGGCTTCCGAAGGCGCACGCGTGTTCCTGTCGGATATCAACGAGACGAAGCTGAAAGAGACGGCTCTCGCACTGGACATGCCGTATAAGGTAGCTGACGCATCGAAGAAAGCCGATATAAAAGCGCTAGTCTCCGCCGTGCTGGAAGCGTTCGGACATCTGGATATCGTCGTCAACAATGCCGGTATCATCCACGCCGCTGAACTCCTGGACCTCGAAGAAGAGGATTTCGACCGCGTCCTCGCCGTGAACCTGAAGTCCGCTTTTTTGCTCACGCAGGAGGCCGCACGGCATATGGTCCCGCGCGCGACGGGCTCGATCATCAACATGTCCTCCGTCAATGCCGTTATCACCATACCGAACCAAATCCCCTATGCCGTTTCCAAGGGCGCCCTAAACCAGTTGACCAAGGTTACGGCGATATCGCTGTCGAAGCACAATATTCGGGTTAACGGTGTGGGACCGGGAACAATCGACACTGCAATTGCCGCCGCCGTCATTCCGGATGCGGAATCTGAGCGCCGAGTAATGTCGCGCACGCCTCTCGGACGCAGAGGTCAGTCTTCCGAAGTCGCGAGTGTCGTCGCTTTCCTCGCAAGTGACGACGCCTCTTACATTACCGGCCAGACGATCTACCCCGACGGCGGTCGGCTCGGCCTGAACTATACGGTCTGACATGGAAGACCAGGAGTTTCACTTTCAGCAAAATGAGCCCATCGATTTAGCGTTCCTGCGTAGCTGGATCGGGCGTGAACAGGAAGCAGAAGATGTTCTCACGCCACGGATCGTCGATGGTTTGCGCGCAACGTTGGATGGGGCAATGTCCTCGACCGCGATCCCGGCTTCGGTTCATTGGTGCCTCGCGCCGGCACTCGCGCGGCAATCCGATCTCAGCCGCGACGGCCACCCAAATCGAGGCGACTTTCTGCCGCCAGTGCCAGTTGCAAGACGAATGTGGGCCGGCAGCGACGTCGAATTCTTCTCGGATCTCGCGTTGATGGACATGGTGACGCGGCGCTCCCGCATCGAAGACGTCGAGGTGAAACAGGGGCGCACCGGTACATTGGTGTTCGTGACCGTTCTCCATGACTGGTCGACGGTGCGCGGCCCGACGCTGCGCGAACTCCAGAAAATCGTGTATCGCTCGCCAAGCGCCACGCCGACATCTCGTCCAGCGCCGGTGGAAAAGGCACAGGCGACCCGTCAACAGGCGGTTGAAGCAAGCGAGGTCCTGTTGTTTCGCTATTCGGCGTTGACCTTTAACGCCCACCGCATTCACTATGACAGACCTTATGCAACTGCGGTCGAAGGCTATGGAGGGCTTCTTGTGCACGGACCGTTGCAGGCCTCTCTGCTGCTCGAATATGCCAGAACGCTTCGGGATGGCGAGCGTCCGCACCGATTTTCCTTCAAAGGCGTCGAACCGCTTCTCAGCGGACAAACCTTCACGCTCAACGCGAAGGAAAATAGGCAAAGCGTCGATCTTTGGTGCGAGAACGCTCAGGGGGGCGTGACCATGACGGCAACGGCGAAGTGGGCATGATACCATCTCTCCTTGCGCCGCTCTTTGTGCCCGGGAACCGGCCGGATCGGTTCCCGAAAGCGGCAGCCTCGGGTGCCGACGCCGTTATCTACGACCTTGAAGACGCCGTGGGTCACAATGAAAAAGGCATTGCGCGCAAGGCGATCGCCGGGCGACCTGAAACGTCCGTGTACGAGATCGTCCGCGTCAATGCCGCGTCCAGCGGCTTTATGGATCAAGATCTGCAAGCGATTTGCGCCAACCCGCCTTCTGCGGTGATGGTGGCGAAGACGGAAGGAGCCGACGATCTTGAAAAGGTCACGGCGATGCTCGGATCACAAATCACGCTGATCCCGCTAATTGAGACCGCGCGGGGGTTGGTCAGCCTCACTGACGTACTCGCCAACGATGCTGTTCTATGTCTGGCCTTTGGGTCGATCGACTTTGCTCTCGATATCGGCAGTAGCCACGAGCGCCTAGCCTTGCTGGCAGCGCGTTCCGAACTGGTTCTTCGATCTCGTTTAGCAAACCGACAATCGCCGATCGATGGTGTAACCGTTGCAATCGACGACGCCGTGGCCATCAAGGACGACGCGTTGCATGCGAAATCCCTGGGCTTCGGCGGAAAGCTAGCCGTGCACCCACGCCAGATCGCACCAATATTCTCTGCTTTTTCCGTCTCGGATGAGGAGATTGCGTGGGCAAGACGCGTGTTGCATTCGTCTCAAGACGGAAATTCCGATAAGCTCTATGGACAGATGATTGACCGTCCGGTGATGGAGCGAGCAAAGTCTGTTTTGGCAAAAGCATCGCTCAGCAAACGCAGCCTGCGATAATGAGGGAGCCGCCACAGAGGTATCTTGGTGCCATAAGCGCGTCAGTCTTACGGATGAAAAGGCAAAAAACCAGATTCAATGGTAGGGAATCCAGGGCTTTCCGTCTGAGAGCTCGAATTCACAGACGCTGCACACAATGCAAGTATCCCGCTTTGCCACGGCCAACCCCGTTACAAAGAGACGCCTGCACGCTCCGCCGTTTGCTGACGCTGCAGTCCTCTTTTCTCCGAGTATCATTGAACAACTTTTAAGAGGGCCATCCCGTTCAGACCTCTGGAGGAGCGGATTTTCCATGGAATGTACTGAAGCGTACAGCGACGGATAAACTCCGCAGCCGTCGGGTAGCATTCATCAACGCGGTTTTCGGACAACGATTCCGCAGCGTTCCGGTGTAGATTCCGGCCGTCGAATTGGCGTATTCCGTCCTCCCGGTCCTGTGACCAAAGAGAGAGTCAGGGAGTTTTACTGGTTAATGAACAATGAAGTCCCGTGGCCTAAGGTTCGAAGCGAGCGATTTCAGCTCCAGCCTGCAAATAGGCTCCCGCCTTGGCACTGATCCGGATCTTGCCTGATTGCGGTGCAGCGACCTGGGTTTCCATCTTCATTGCCTCCATCACAGCGATCAGATCTCCGGCAGAGACCTCTGCGCCATCCTCGACCTTGAAGGCCTGCAGCGTGCCGGAGATCGGCGCGGCAATGCTCGCCGCATCCTCAACCTTTGCTGCAACCGGGGCAGCGCTCGCGCCGGAAAGCCCGCCGAGGCCGGCAAGCAGCGCTGCCGGGATGCCGAGCGCGTGGCGCTTGCCGTCGATCTCGACATGGGTGCGGATCAGATGCTGGTCGGCCACCGGCTCGGGCCGGGCAGCTGCGGCAAGACGGTCGGCAAAATCGGTCTCGATCCAGCGCGTATGCACCTTGAAACCGTTCTCGCCGACGAATTCCTCCGTCTCGATCGCGGCGCGATGGAAGGGCAGAACCGTGGCAATGCCCTCGATGCGGAATTCCTTCAGGGCGCGGCGGGCGCGTCTCAATGCCTCCTCGCGCGTGGCGCCGGTGACGATCAGCTTTGCCATCAGCGAATCGAAGGTGCCAGGCACGGTCGAACCTGCGGTCACGCCGCTGTCGAGCCGGATGCCGGGGCCGGACGGCGCCTCGAAGGCGGTGATGGCGCCCGGCGTCGGAAGGAAGCCCCTGCCGGGATCCTCGGCATTGATGCGGAATTCGATCGAGTGGCCGCGCGGTGCGGGCGTTTCCGTCACGCGGAGCGGTAGCCCATCGGCGATACGGAACTGTTCGATGACGAGGTCGATGCCGGTCGTCTCTTCGGTCACCGGATGCTCGACCTGCAGGCGCGTATTGACTTCGAGGAAGGAGATCGTGCCGTCGAGGCCGAGCAGGAACTCGACGGTGCCCGCGCCCGCATAGCCGGCGGCCGCGCAAATCTTTTTGGCGGCATCGTGAATCGACTGGCGCTGGGCTTCGGTGAGGAACGGCGCTGGTGCCTCCTCGACGAGCTTCTGGTTGCGCCGCTGCAAGGAGCAGTCGCGGGTGCCGAGCACCAGTACGTTGCCGTGCTTGTCGGCCAGCACCTGCGCCTCGATGTGGCGCGGGCGATCGAGGAACCGCTCGAGGAAGCATTCGCCGCGGCCGAAGGCTGCTTTGGCTTCGCGCACGGCGGAATCGTAGAGTTCCGCCACTTCCTCCATCTTCCAGGCGACCTTCAGGCCACGGCCGCCGCCGCCATGGGCCGCCTTGATGGCTACGGGCAGCCCGTGCTGTTCGGCAAAGGCGATGACTTCGGCGGCGGTCTCGACCGGGCCGTCGCTGCCGGCAACCAGGGGCGCACCGACACTTTGCGCAATGCGGCGTGCCTCGACTTTGTCGCCAAGCGCTTCGATGACATGCGGGTCCGGGCCGATCCAGATGAGGCCCGCATCGATTACCGCGCGGGCGAATTCGGCCCGCTCGGACAGGAAGCCGTAGCCGGGATGAACAGCATCGGCGCCGGAGCGCTTGGCGATGTCGATCAGCTTGGCGATATCGAGATAGGTCTCGGTCGGACGGCTGCCGGAAAGGCCATAGGCTTCGTGGGCCAGCTTGACGAACAGCGCGTCCATGTCCGGATCGGCATAGACGGCGACCGACTGCAGGCCGTGGTCGCGACAGGCCCGGATGATGCGCACTGCGATCTCGCCGCGATTGGCAATCAGGACTTTCTGCATGGGTGTATCCTCACTTATATTGGGGCGGCCAGGCCGCGGTCTCAGGCCTTTGCGGGCCGGACATCCGCAAACGTTGTCACGGGCCGGAAACGGATCTGGGCATTGACCGGGATCTGCCCGGCGAGATCGAGATGATATTCGGCGACCGTGCCGATGACCGGGTAGCCGCCGGTCAGCGGATGGTCGGCGAGAAAGAGCACGGGCTGACCGCTGTGCGGCACCTGGATGGCACCGGTCGCCGTCCCCTCGCTCGGCAGTTCCGCCTTGTCCTTGCGTTCAAGCGCAGTTTCCCCCGAGAGACGGATGCCGACGCGGTTCGACTGCGGCGTCACCTGGAAGAGCTGGCCCGAGAGGCTGGCGATGCCTGCTTCGGTGAACCAGTCGCTGCGCGGACCCATGACGACGTCGAGCGTCACGGTTTCACCGGGCACGGGGAAGGCGAAGGCCGGCGCTTCTGTCAGCGACACGCTCGTCAGCGCCCCGCTTTCCTCCTCGACGATCAGCACGGCGCCCGCCGTGACCGGATCCGGACCGACGACGGCGAGCGTGTCGGTCGAGGCGCTACCGAGCACCGGCTTCACTTTGAAGCCGCCGCGAATGGCGAGATAGCTGCGCGCCCCCGACGGTGCCTGGCCGACCGTGACGACGTCGCCGGACTCCAGCGAGACCGGCTGATAGGTATCCGCGCTGAACGTGCGGCCAGTGGCGTCGCGGATTGCGATTGGACAGGGTGCGCCGGTGAGAGCAATGACGGCCCGGCCGGACGCCTCGAAGGAAAAGCCGCCGAGGATGATTTCAAGGCAGGGCGTACCAGTGACATTGCCGACGACACGGTTGGCCGCCTGCAGCGCCCCGCGGTCAAGTGCACCGGAGGACGATACGCCCTGGCCGGTCTGGCCATAGCGGCCGAGATCCTGGAACAATGCCGGCATGGGTGCTGCCAGCACCTTCAGCGTGACCGCTGCAGTCGCGGTACCTGGCAGGGCGGCAGCCTTGACCGGTGCAGGCGAAGCCGTAACCGGCCGCGTTGCCATATCGAAGAAGCGCACGCGATGGCCGGGCTGGAACAGTGCCGGCGGATCGCGCGAGAGATCCCACATCTTCTCCGGGGTCGTGCCGATGATCTGCCAGCCGCCGGGACTTGCTTGCGGATAGACACCGGAAAACGCGCCTGCGAGCGCGACCGATCCGGCCGGGATCCGGGTGCGCGGGCTCTGGCGGCGCGGCACCTGCAGTGCGGGATCACCGCCGACAAGATAACCGAACCCCGGCGCGAAGCCGCAGAAAGCGACGGTGAAAGTGCTCTCCGTGTGGCGGCGGATGACCTCTTCGATGGAAAGACCGGTCAGCTCGGCCACATCGGCAAGGTCTTCGCCATCGTAGCGAACCGGGATTTCGACGAGCTGGTCGGAAGGCGCGATACGGGCCGAAAGGTCACGGGTGGCGATCTCGCCGGCCAGCGTCTCCGCGGTGAGCTTTCCCGCACGGAAGCGGATCATCAGCGTGCGGGCAGCCGGAACCATGTCCACGATGCCTTCCACCGGATCGGTTTCGAGCGACGCAAACAGCGCCAGCGTCTCGTCGAGATCGGCAAGTTCGACCAACAGGGTCGTCAGGTTGACGGGCAGGAAACGCATCGGATCCTCAGGCGTGATAGGCGGTGTCGGGAATGTCGGTAATGAACATATGCCCCGGCGCGTGGGTGATGGCAAAGGGCACGCCCGACGCCATCACGGCGGCTTGCGGGGTCACGCCGCACGCCCAGAACACCGGGATCTCGCCTGGCTCGATCCTGACGGGATCGCCGAATTCTGGCCGTGACAGATCCTTGATGCCGATTTCTTCCGGTGCGCCGATATGAACAGGCGCGCCGTGCACGGCCGGGAAACGCCCGGAGATCGTCGCTGCGTCGGCAACCCGGTTCGCCTTGATCGGCCGCATCGACACGACCATGTTGCCATGCAGGCGGCCGGCCGGGCGGCAGGCCCTGTCGGTCAGATACATCGGCACGTTGGACTTGTCGGTGATGTGGCGGATCTCGATGCCTGCCTCCACCATCGGGGTCTCGAAGGTGAAGCTGCAGCCGATCAGGAAGCTGACGAGATCGGGATGCTCCGCCCAGGCGGCCGTCGCATCGGCCGTTTCTTCGGCAAGCTTGCCGTCGCGCCAAATGCGGTAGAGTGGCAAGTCGGCGCGCAGATCGGCGCCCGGAGCCAAAAGAGTCGCGTGCGAACCCGGATCGGAGACGTCGAGCACCGGGCAGGCCTTTGGATTGCGTTGGGCGTAGAGCAGGAAATCGAAGGCCCAGTCGCGCGGCAGCACGATCATGTTTGCCTGGGTGAAGCCGGGTGCGACCCCGGAGGTGGGCTCGACGCGGCCGCTGCGGTAGCGCTCGCGCGCCGCCCGTGCCGCTCCGGCATCGACGTGGCCGAGGTTTTCAATCGCGATCATCGTTTCCTCCCGGTCTTGCTCAGACGGCCAGGAACGAGCGGACGGTGATGCCGTCCGTCTCGAAGGCCTGGCGGATGGCCCGAGCGATCACGACAGCGCCGGGGCTGTCGCCATGCACGCAGATCGACTGCGCATCGATCTTGATGGTCGAGCCGTCGATCGCCTCGAGCGTGCCCTCACGGGCAAGCTGCAGCATGCGGCGGGCGATCACGCCCGTATCGTGCAGCACGGCGCCCGGCTCGCGGCGCGAGACGAGCTGGCCGTCCGGCGTATAGGCGCGGTCGGCGAAGGCCTCGGCGACGGTTTTGAGGCCCGATCTACGGGCGAGGTCGAGGATGGATGCGCCGGCGAGGCCCATGAGCACCAGATCCGGGTCGATGGCCTTGATGCCGTCGATCACTGCCTGACCCTGTTTCGGGTCATGGGCAATGCGATTGTAGAGCGCGCCATGCGGCTTGACGTAGGTGACGGCGACCCCGGCAGCGGCGGCAACGCCTTTCAGCGCGCCGATCTGGTAGATGACGTCTGCGGTCAATTCCGGGCCAGTGACATCCATGTCACGCCGGCCGAAGCCGACGCGATCGGGATAGGAGACATGGGCCCCGACCGAAACGCCCTTTTCGGTGGCCGCTCTGACCGTCTTCAGGATGCCGAGCGGATCACCGGCATGAAAACCGCAGGCGACATTGGCGCTGGAGACGATGGAAAGCATCGCCGCATCGTCGCCCATGCCCCAGGCGCCATAGCTTTCGCCAAGGTCGCTGTTCAGATCGATGGCAGTCATGTCGGATCTCCTTGCATCACGCTGATTTCGCCCGGACCGGTCCAAGAACGTGATCGATTCTAACGCGTTAGGGCGGGGATGCGGGCGGAAGGCCGCCCGCACCTTAGCTCATTGCACTCAGGCCGAAAGCAGCGCGAAGATCGGGCCGATCGACTTGTAGCCCATGTACCAGGTGATACCGCAGACGAACACGCCGAGCGCCAGCAGCCAGCGCGGATAGCGATAGCCGCCCATCAGGTCGGAACGGGCCCAGGCCGCGTACATGAAGATCGACAGGCCGACCGGCAGGACGAGGCCGTTCAAGCCACCGACGAAGACAAGCATGGCGGCCGGCGGGGTAGTGATCAGCATGTAGGCGATCAGCGAGACGGCAATGAAGACGACGGTGGCGAAGTGGCGCTGGCGTTCCGTCATATCCTTCTTGAACGCGGTCAGGAACGAGACCGACGTGTAGGCAGCTCCGATGATGCTGGTCATCGCCGAGGCAAGGAAGACTGCGCCAAAGAGGCGAAGACCAAGATTCCCTGCAGCAGCTTGAAACGCCTGGCCGGCCGGATTTGCCGCCTTGCCCGTCAAGTCGATGGCGACACCGCTGGCGACGACGCCGAGGACGGCAAGGAACAGGATGAAACGAAGGACGCCGGTAATCGCAATGCCGCTCAGTGCTGCCCGGTTCACGGCAGCGAGGTTTTCAACGCCAACGGTGCCCTTGTCCAAAAGGCGATGCGCCCCGGCATAGGTGATGTACCCGCCAACGGTGCCGCCGACGATGGTGGTGATCGTTGCAAAGTCGATGACATCGGGCAGGACCGTTTGGCGCAGCGCTTCCGCTACCGGCGGACCGGATACGACCGCCGCGTAAAGAATAAGGGCGAGCTTAATGAAAGCTGCCACATAGACCACGCGGTCCATTGCAACGCCCGCGCGCCTCGAAAGGAAGATACCGATCGCCGCCAGTGCGCCAATGAGGCCGCCGATCTTCGGATCGAGATCGATCATGGCGTTGAAGCCGAGGCCGGCACCGCCAATGTTGCCGATGTTGAAAAATAGTCCGCCGACTATGACGAGTACGGCAAGGAAATAGCCAGAGCCAGGTATCGCTGCATTGGCAATGTCGGAGGCCCGCATCCGGGTAATGGTGACGATCCGCCAGATGTTTGCCTGGACGACGAAGTCAATCAGAATGGAAACTAGGATGCCGAAGGCAAATGCCGCTCCAAGCTTCACCGTAAATGTGGCGGTCTGCGTAATGAAGCCAGGACCGACGGCCGACATTGACATCAGAAAGATTGCCGCCATCAAGGCCGCGCGACGCGCCTTGACTGACGTTGGCGGCGACGCGGCGCCGGCGGATGAAATCGCTGGTTGTTCCATAAACCCCTCCATATTAGCGGACTGCCTCCCCGAGCATCCTGGGCTAGCCGCGGTGTTGATGGGCGCTACGGTGACACGTTTCACAATTCTGTCAAGATTGTTCAACGATTATTATTGTAACGTTCTACTATCTATTACGATCGTTGAGCGAACAAATCAGACCGAGCGGACTGCAATTTCGTTTCTCTTTAAGGGGTTGGGTTATTGAAGCCACTAAACCTATCGAACGGTAGCATTCGGTCTCCCGACTACAAATTTCCTCATGTGTTCCCATTCGAACCGAACCGCTATATCGATGCGCAAGGGGAGGGTGATTCAAATGCATAAGGGGGCTCTGATGGCTGAGCAAAATCACGCGTCGGCACTGGCGCCGCGGCTAGCGGCCGATATACGAGACAAGCTGATTGCAGGCGAGTTTAAGCCCGGCCAGCGCCTGTCCGAGCCGGCACTCAGTGCCGACCTCGAGGTCTCGCGGAATTCGCTCCGTGAAGCTTTCCGGTTGTTGACGAAGGAAGGTTTGCTCAGGCATCAACCAAATCGGGGGGTGTTCGTAGCGACGCCCAGCATGGCATCGATTATTGATATCTATCGTGTGCGGCGGGTAATCGAATGTCAGGCAGTTTCGAGAGCCTATCCCAACCATCCAGCGGTTGGACGTATGCGCTCGGCCGTAGAGCGTGCGAAGGTTGCTCGAACAGCCGGAGACTGGCGCGTGGTCGGCAGCGAAAACATGAAGTTTCATGCCGCGATCGTCGAACTCGCGGACAGTGAGCGCTTGAACGCTTTCTATGCCCAGATTTCCGCAGAGTTGCGTCTCAGCTTCGGCTTGCTCGCGGATCCTGAGCTGCTGCATGCTCCTTATGTTGACCTTAATGTGGCTATTCTCGAAAAGCTGGAGGCAGGAATGTTGGCCGAAGCTTCGACGGCACTCGAAGCCTATCTAATGCAATCGGAGCGCACCGTTCTTGCTGCCTTCTCACGCATTGACGGGGCAAGTCTATGAACTCGTTCGCTCTAAATCTGTTCATTGAGCAAGGAACGTCGCTCAAGTTCGGACTGGCCCGCGTGCGATTTCTCTGCGTTTAAGATCGATGAAAAGACCTCAATTTTAGAAGCCGGTCGTCCGCTGCTATGAGATCGGGTAGGCAGATCCAGAAGACATTTACCTCAGTTCACATCGAGGTTGTCGATGACTGATTGCCGTCATGCGCAGCCAATGGCTTCTCCAGATCCTTCGGTAGAGTTCGGCCTTTGCGAACATGCCAATTGGCTACGCTCACGAGACCGCAACTTAAACCGCATTGTTGATGCTCTGCAACACGTCGGGACGAGGCACGTCCCGACGCAAGGCAACGAAAGCGTTTTCTAGTGTGATTTATTCGCCTGTTTCATAACCCGGCGAGGTAGCTATTAAGGTGCGGGCCAAAGAAGGACCGCGCGTTCGGCCAATACGGCAGAACGCGCCTCGACTTCCTTGAAGCGAAAGTCGTTCTCCCGCGCGAGTTCCTTTGTCATGAGAATTGATGACTGACTGTATCCACCCTTCTTATATGTGAACGGGTTATTTGACGCCACAATATTCAAAGTACCCGCAAACAGGGTCAGGTTTCCGATGCGGTGGACATATTGCGGGTGCCGACTCAAAGCACGTTCGCCGAGGTATGCTGGCCAATCGCCGAATTCGTCTTTGCTCTTTTTTGATTTAATCTGCTTTGGAATAATGTGCTCGACGTGCAC
The nucleotide sequence above comes from Ensifer adhaerens. Encoded proteins:
- a CDS encoding GntR family transcriptional regulator: MAEQNHASALAPRLAADIRDKLIAGEFKPGQRLSEPALSADLEVSRNSLREAFRLLTKEGLLRHQPNRGVFVATPSMASIIDIYRVRRVIECQAVSRAYPNHPAVGRMRSAVERAKVARTAGDWRVVGSENMKFHAAIVELADSERLNAFYAQISAELRLSFGLLADPELLHAPYVDLNVAILEKLEAGMLAEASTALEAYLMQSERTVLAAFSRIDGASL